A DNA window from Chelativorans sp. AA-79 contains the following coding sequences:
- a CDS encoding DUF2147 domain-containing protein, translating into MLKPMLAASLLLAATGAAFADPIEGQWRTRSGSTAEIADCGGAYCITMKTGPHAGKEIGRFSAAGGGSYTGTVTDPASDKTYKGKGSLDGNSFRMGGCVLGGLICRNETWTRM; encoded by the coding sequence ATGCTGAAACCGATGCTTGCGGCGAGCCTTCTGCTCGCCGCCACCGGGGCGGCCTTTGCCGATCCGATCGAAGGGCAATGGAGAACCCGCTCCGGCAGCACGGCGGAGATCGCCGATTGCGGCGGCGCCTATTGCATCACCATGAAGACGGGGCCGCATGCGGGAAAAGAGATCGGCCGTTTCAGCGCCGCGGGCGGCGGGAGCTATACGGGTACGGTGACGGATCCCGCCAGCGACAAGACCTACAAGGGCAAAGGCAGCCTCGACGGCAATTCCTTCAGGATGGGCGGCTGCGTGCTCGGCGGCCTGATCTGCCGCAACGAGACCTGGACGCGCATGTAG
- a CDS encoding glutathione S-transferase N-terminal domain-containing protein, producing the protein MTTQTKPIELHYWPTPNGYKITIMLEELGVPYEVRYVNIGKGDQFKPEFLKISPNNRMPAIVDPEGPGGEPISIFESGAILQYLGRKFGRFYPADERQRVEVEQWLFWQMGGLGPMAGQAHHFRNYAPEKLQYAIERYTNECNRLYGVMNKRLAVREFLAGDYSIADMASIGWTRSYENQGQDLNEFPNLKRWFETMMARPAVQRGIEVGQEHRRNIANDEEAKKVLFGQRAR; encoded by the coding sequence ATGACGACACAGACCAAACCCATCGAGCTGCACTATTGGCCCACGCCCAACGGATACAAGATCACCATCATGCTGGAGGAGCTCGGGGTTCCCTACGAGGTCCGCTACGTGAATATCGGCAAGGGCGACCAGTTCAAGCCAGAGTTCCTGAAGATCTCGCCGAACAACCGAATGCCGGCCATCGTCGACCCGGAAGGGCCCGGCGGCGAGCCGATCTCAATTTTCGAGTCCGGTGCGATCCTGCAATATCTCGGGCGGAAATTCGGCCGCTTCTATCCGGCCGACGAGCGGCAGCGGGTCGAAGTCGAGCAGTGGCTGTTCTGGCAGATGGGAGGGCTCGGCCCGATGGCCGGGCAGGCGCACCATTTCCGCAACTACGCGCCCGAGAAGCTCCAATATGCGATCGAGCGCTACACCAACGAATGCAATCGCCTCTATGGCGTGATGAACAAGCGGCTTGCCGTTCGCGAGTTCCTGGCCGGCGACTATTCCATCGCCGACATGGCCTCCATCGGCTGGACGCGATCCTACGAGAACCAAGGGCAGGACCTGAACGAGTTCCCCAACCTGAAGCGCTGGTTCGAGACCATGATGGCGCGGCCTGCCGTGCAGCGCGGGATCGAGGTCGGCCAGGAGCACCGCCGCAACATCGCCAATGACGAGGAAGCCAAGAAGGTGCTCTTCGGCCAGAGAGCGCGCTGA
- a CDS encoding AMP nucleosidase, with protein MEKRIYPQPIETISSPEPVARRSFSDAREAVEALKEIYERNTAFLREAFIRIGQSGESDRRYRAFYPEVSLSTASFAQIDTRLAYGHVPAPGTYATTVTRPDLFESYFVDQLGLLMRNHGVEVTVSESETPIPLHFAFLKDTYVEGAVANHLKRPLRDLFDVPDLNSMDDDIVNGTFEPGPGDPMPLAPFTAQRIDYSLHRLSHYTATLPEHFQNFVLFTNYQFYIDEFCALARELMAQGGGGYECFVEPGNIVTMAGESSPPDVMLSRLPQMPAYHLRKADHGGITMVNIGVGPSNAKTITDHIAVLRPHAWLMLGHCAGLRHTQALGDYVLAHAYVREDHVLDDDLPVWVPLPALAEVQVALQEAVAEVTGLSGYELKRIMRTGTVATIDNRNWELREQRGPVQRLSQSRAIALDMESATIAANGFRFRVPYGTLLCVSDKPLHGELKLPGMATDFYKRQVAQHLKIGMRAVEKLAEMPPERLHSRKLRSFSETAFQ; from the coding sequence ATGGAAAAGCGAATCTACCCTCAACCCATCGAAACCATCTCCAGCCCCGAACCGGTGGCGCGCCGGTCCTTCAGCGACGCGCGCGAGGCCGTCGAGGCCCTGAAGGAGATCTATGAACGCAACACCGCCTTCCTGCGCGAGGCGTTCATCCGCATCGGCCAAAGCGGCGAAAGCGACCGCCGCTACCGCGCCTTCTATCCCGAGGTGAGTCTCTCGACCGCGTCCTTCGCCCAGATCGACACGCGGCTGGCCTATGGGCACGTACCGGCACCCGGCACCTATGCGACCACGGTCACCCGGCCCGACCTGTTCGAGAGCTACTTCGTCGATCAGCTCGGGCTCCTCATGCGCAATCACGGCGTGGAGGTGACGGTCTCCGAATCGGAGACGCCCATCCCGCTGCATTTCGCCTTCCTGAAGGACACCTATGTGGAAGGCGCCGTCGCGAACCATCTCAAGCGCCCCCTGCGCGACCTCTTCGACGTGCCGGACCTGAACTCCATGGACGACGACATCGTCAACGGCACCTTCGAGCCGGGGCCGGGCGACCCGATGCCGCTTGCCCCCTTCACCGCGCAGCGCATCGACTATTCGCTCCACCGCCTCTCGCACTACACCGCGACCTTGCCGGAGCATTTCCAGAACTTCGTCCTCTTCACGAACTACCAGTTTTATATCGACGAGTTCTGCGCCCTCGCACGCGAGCTGATGGCGCAGGGCGGCGGAGGCTACGAGTGCTTCGTGGAGCCCGGCAACATCGTGACCATGGCCGGCGAGAGCTCGCCGCCGGACGTGATGTTGTCGCGCCTGCCGCAGATGCCCGCCTATCACCTCAGAAAGGCCGATCACGGCGGCATCACAATGGTCAATATCGGCGTCGGCCCCTCCAACGCGAAGACGATCACCGATCACATCGCCGTCCTGCGTCCCCATGCATGGCTGATGCTCGGCCACTGCGCCGGGCTGCGCCACACCCAGGCGCTGGGCGACTATGTGCTCGCGCACGCCTATGTGCGCGAGGACCACGTGCTCGACGACGACCTGCCGGTGTGGGTGCCGCTGCCGGCGCTGGCCGAGGTGCAGGTGGCGCTGCAGGAGGCGGTGGCAGAGGTCACGGGGCTTTCCGGATACGAGCTGAAGCGCATCATGCGCACCGGCACCGTCGCGACCATCGACAACCGCAACTGGGAGCTGCGCGAGCAGCGCGGCCCGGTGCAGCGGCTGTCCCAATCGCGCGCCATCGCGCTCGACATGGAATCGGCCACGATCGCGGCCAACGGGTTCCGCTTCCGCGTGCCCTACGGAACGCTGCTCTGCGTCTCCGACAAGCCGCTGCACGGCGAATTGAAGCTGCCCGGCATGGCCACGGATTTCTACAAGCGGCAGGTGGCGCAGCATCTGAAGATCGGCATGCGCGCGGTGGAGAAGCTGGCGGAGATGCCGCCGGAGCGCCTCCATTCGCGCAAGCTGCGCAGCTTCTCCGAGACGGCGTTCCAGTAG
- a CDS encoding methyltransferase domain-containing protein: MARCNPERSATPSDVLPFLRAWLSNPWRVSAIAPSSSALADLITSEIGPKSAPVLELGAGTGVFTRALLKRGLAQEDLTIIELGPDFVTLLRQRFPNARILPVDAARLAQAGLYEGAPVGAVVSGLPLLSMSPRKIMAIVAGAFFYMRPGGSLYQFTYGPRCPVPRPILDRLGLKAVRIGRTMLNVPPASVYRITRRSPLHGPGAA; encoded by the coding sequence ATGGCACGCTGCAACCCCGAAAGATCCGCTACGCCGTCCGACGTGCTGCCCTTCCTGCGGGCATGGCTCTCGAATCCGTGGCGCGTCTCGGCCATAGCGCCTTCGAGCTCCGCGCTCGCGGACCTCATCACCAGCGAGATCGGCCCCAAATCGGCGCCTGTCCTGGAGCTCGGCGCCGGAACCGGTGTTTTCACGCGCGCGCTTCTCAAGCGCGGGCTGGCGCAGGAGGACCTCACGATCATCGAACTCGGCCCGGATTTCGTGACCTTGCTGCGCCAGCGCTTCCCCAATGCCCGCATCCTGCCGGTGGATGCCGCGCGCCTTGCCCAGGCCGGCCTCTACGAGGGGGCTCCGGTCGGTGCGGTCGTAAGCGGACTCCCGCTTCTTTCCATGAGCCCGCGCAAGATCATGGCGATCGTCGCCGGCGCATTCTTCTACATGCGTCCCGGCGGCTCCCTCTACCAGTTCACCTATGGTCCGCGCTGCCCGGTTCCGCGTCCCATTCTGGACCGGCTGGGCCTGAAGGCGGTACGCATCGGCCGGACGATGCTGAACGTGCCGCCCGCTTCCGTCTACCGCATCACGCGCCGCAGTCCGCTGCACGGCCCAGGCGCGGCTTGA
- a CDS encoding endonuclease/exonuclease/phosphatase family protein, which produces MSSQRRTSRLAAIAMAAAFCVSVPLVLGFLKHLHPAFDSFAHLRAHLAVLLAVLSLPLLFFASWRAHGLLALALAVAAFTSVLDVPLLQRLSGGPAEASPPDVARYRLLQLNLRYDNSSPKEVLSLIGRSQPDVITLEEVSAMWRRELALIEKAYPHSLFCSRPGVGGVAILSRRPFLHPSRAECFNKGALAIATVSFGGTAVDIAAIHLGWPWPFEQSRQLTHVTPTLKRKMGATAILAGDLNAVSWSAAAEQLAAAGGLTRLRHIGPTWLAQPLPNRLRRVAGLPIDNIFVKGRIAVVATRRLDDAGSDHLPVLLEFDVLPQLKGSQTLQASVAALQAVR; this is translated from the coding sequence ATGAGCAGCCAGCGCCGCACCTCCCGCCTTGCCGCCATCGCCATGGCAGCGGCCTTCTGCGTCTCGGTGCCGCTGGTGCTTGGCTTCCTAAAGCACCTGCACCCCGCCTTCGACAGCTTCGCCCATCTCCGTGCACATCTGGCGGTGTTGCTCGCCGTGCTGTCCCTGCCATTGCTGTTCTTCGCCTCCTGGCGCGCGCACGGCCTGCTCGCCCTCGCGCTGGCCGTGGCCGCTTTCACCAGCGTCCTCGATGTCCCGCTTCTCCAGCGGCTTTCCGGCGGCCCCGCAGAGGCTTCCCCGCCGGATGTCGCCCGTTACCGGCTGCTTCAGCTCAACCTGCGCTATGACAACAGCAGCCCGAAAGAGGTGTTGTCGCTGATCGGCCGCAGCCAGCCGGACGTGATCACGCTGGAGGAGGTGTCGGCCATGTGGCGGCGCGAACTGGCCTTGATCGAGAAGGCATATCCGCACAGCCTCTTCTGTTCGCGGCCGGGCGTCGGCGGTGTCGCCATCCTCTCGCGCCGGCCGTTCCTGCATCCATCCCGGGCGGAGTGCTTCAACAAGGGGGCTCTGGCCATCGCCACGGTCAGTTTCGGCGGCACGGCGGTGGACATCGCGGCCATCCATCTGGGCTGGCCGTGGCCCTTCGAGCAGTCCAGGCAGCTCACCCATGTGACGCCGACGCTGAAGAGGAAAATGGGAGCAACCGCCATCCTGGCCGGGGACCTCAATGCGGTCTCCTGGAGCGCCGCCGCCGAGCAGCTTGCCGCGGCGGGTGGTCTCACCCGCCTGCGCCATATCGGGCCGACCTGGCTCGCGCAGCCGCTGCCAAACCGGCTGCGGCGCGTGGCCGGCCTGCCGATCGACAACATCTTCGTGAAGGGCCGCATCGCAGTGGTCGCGACGCGCAGGCTGGACGATGCCGGCTCGGACCACCTGCCGGTGCTCCTGGAGTTCGACGTGCTTCCACAGCTCAAAGGCAGCCAGACCCTGCAGGCCTCCGTTGCAGCGCTGCAAGCGGTACGCTGA
- a CDS encoding acyltransferase: MVQLRSIQVLRAIAALAVVFFHLSPSEWTLGAAGVDLFFVISGFIMGTVGLGDGPGRFMTKRIIRIVPLYWAVTFAMCAASLVPGLFSTFTFDLPRLFTSLFFIPSEDPEGKVWPLVVVGWTLNYEMFFYALFALGLWLGRPILASAVIIMGLAVAGWALQPQPTIPHFYMNQLLVEFVFGLLLSRAVFFKSAPLGSGLAIAGFAGLLSLGVGSDTPEWRILYWGLPALAIVAGFVAIERAGAFPAHALRPLEKLGDASYSLYLTHGIVLGIVGKVLGHGSASAILTALVACIVVAMLSYHIFERPVGQVLRGLLTGPATAKASA; the protein is encoded by the coding sequence ATGGTGCAGCTGCGTTCGATTCAGGTCTTGCGTGCGATCGCGGCCCTGGCGGTCGTGTTCTTCCACCTGTCGCCCTCGGAATGGACCCTGGGCGCAGCCGGCGTGGACCTTTTCTTCGTCATCTCCGGCTTCATCATGGGCACTGTCGGGCTCGGCGACGGTCCGGGCCGCTTCATGACCAAGCGCATCATCCGCATCGTGCCGCTCTACTGGGCGGTCACTTTTGCCATGTGCGCCGCGTCGCTGGTGCCGGGGCTCTTCTCCACCTTCACCTTCGACCTGCCAAGGCTGTTCACGTCGCTCTTCTTCATCCCCTCCGAGGATCCGGAGGGAAAGGTCTGGCCGCTGGTGGTCGTCGGCTGGACGCTGAATTACGAGATGTTCTTCTACGCGCTCTTTGCACTGGGGCTTTGGCTCGGCCGCCCCATCCTGGCGTCGGCCGTCATCATCATGGGGCTGGCCGTCGCCGGCTGGGCGCTCCAGCCGCAGCCGACCATCCCGCACTTCTACATGAACCAGTTGCTGGTCGAGTTCGTCTTCGGTCTCCTGCTCTCGCGCGCGGTCTTCTTCAAAAGCGCCCCGCTCGGATCGGGGCTCGCGATCGCAGGCTTTGCCGGCCTGCTTTCACTGGGCGTCGGCAGCGACACGCCTGAGTGGCGCATCCTCTATTGGGGGCTGCCCGCTCTGGCGATCGTCGCAGGCTTCGTCGCGATCGAGCGCGCCGGCGCATTTCCGGCGCATGCGCTGCGCCCGCTGGAAAAGCTGGGTGATGCGTCCTACTCGCTGTACCTGACGCACGGGATCGTGCTCGGCATCGTCGGCAAGGTCTTGGGGCACGGAAGCGCCTCGGCGATCCTCACGGCACTCGTCGCCTGCATCGTGGTGGCGATGCTGTCCTACCACATCTTCGAACGCCCGGTGGGACAAGTCCTGCGCGGGCTCCTGACTGGTCCGGCGACGGCGAAGGCCTCCGCGTAG
- a CDS encoding electron transfer flavoprotein-ubiquinone oxidoreductase, translating to MSERESMEFDVVIVGAGPAGLAASIRLKQLDPELSVVVLEKGGEVGAHILSGAVVDPIGIDRLLRDWRTEKDHPFKTPVTDDRFLVLGPAGSMRLPNLLMPPLMSNHGNYIVSLGNVCKWLAGHAEALGVEIYPGFAAVDVLYNEENAVIGVVTGDMGVERDGSHGPAYQPGMALLGKYVLIGEGARGSLAKQLIARYALAEDREPQKYGIGLKELWEVRPEKHKPGLVQHSFGWPLDRQTGGGSFLYHFDENLVAVGFVVHLNYKNPYLAPFEEFQRFKTHPAMRGTFEGGKRISYGARAITEGGWQSVPKMSFPGGLLMGCSAGLVNVPRIKGSHNAVLSGMLAAEHVAEALAAGRANDELSAYEDAWRGSDIGSDLKKVRNVKPLWSRFGTIVGVGIGGIDMWCNSLFGFSPLGTLGHRKADHETLDAAEKHEPIDYPKPDGVLTFDRLSSVFLSNTNHEEDQPVHLQVKDMDLQKASEYGVYAGPSTRYCPAGVYEWVDAEGNSLAGGPGAAEKGGAAPKSTEARFVINAQNCVHCKTCDIKDPNQNINWVPPQGGEGPVYQNM from the coding sequence ATGAGCGAACGCGAAAGCATGGAATTCGATGTGGTGATCGTCGGTGCAGGGCCGGCGGGGCTTGCGGCATCGATCAGGCTGAAGCAGCTCGATCCGGAGCTTTCCGTTGTCGTGCTCGAGAAGGGCGGCGAAGTTGGGGCGCACATCCTCTCGGGCGCGGTGGTGGATCCGATCGGTATCGACCGGCTCCTGCGCGATTGGCGCACCGAGAAGGATCACCCGTTCAAGACCCCGGTCACCGACGACCGGTTCCTGGTGCTGGGGCCGGCAGGCTCCATGCGGCTGCCCAATCTCCTGATGCCGCCGCTGATGAGCAATCACGGCAACTACATCGTCTCGCTCGGCAATGTCTGCAAATGGCTGGCCGGGCACGCCGAGGCGCTGGGGGTGGAGATCTATCCGGGCTTCGCCGCCGTCGACGTCCTCTACAATGAGGAGAACGCCGTCATCGGCGTCGTCACCGGCGACATGGGCGTGGAGCGCGACGGCTCGCACGGTCCTGCCTACCAGCCCGGCATGGCGCTTCTGGGCAAATATGTGCTGATCGGGGAGGGCGCGCGCGGCTCGCTCGCCAAGCAGCTCATCGCCCGCTATGCGCTTGCGGAGGACCGCGAGCCGCAAAAATACGGCATCGGCCTCAAGGAGCTGTGGGAGGTGAGGCCGGAGAAGCACAAGCCCGGCCTGGTGCAGCACTCCTTCGGCTGGCCGCTCGACCGGCAGACCGGCGGCGGCTCCTTCCTCTATCATTTCGACGAGAACCTGGTGGCCGTCGGCTTCGTCGTCCATTTGAACTACAAGAACCCCTATCTCGCGCCTTTCGAGGAGTTCCAGCGCTTCAAGACCCATCCCGCCATGCGCGGCACGTTCGAGGGTGGCAAGCGCATCTCCTACGGCGCGCGCGCCATCACCGAGGGCGGCTGGCAGTCGGTCCCGAAGATGAGCTTTCCGGGCGGGCTGCTGATGGGCTGCTCCGCCGGCCTGGTCAATGTTCCCCGCATCAAGGGCTCGCACAACGCGGTGCTGTCGGGAATGCTCGCCGCCGAGCACGTGGCGGAGGCGCTCGCGGCAGGGCGCGCCAATGACGAGCTCTCCGCCTACGAGGACGCCTGGCGCGGCTCCGATATCGGCAGCGATCTCAAGAAGGTGCGCAACGTCAAGCCGCTCTGGTCGCGCTTCGGGACCATCGTGGGCGTGGGGATCGGCGGCATCGACATGTGGTGCAACTCCCTCTTTGGCTTCTCGCCGCTGGGCACGCTCGGCCACCGCAAGGCCGACCACGAGACGCTGGACGCCGCCGAGAAGCACGAGCCGATCGACTACCCCAAGCCCGACGGCGTGCTCACCTTCGACCGCCTCTCCTCGGTGTTCCTGTCCAACACCAACCACGAGGAGGACCAGCCGGTGCATCTGCAGGTGAAGGACATGGATCTCCAGAAGGCGTCCGAATACGGCGTCTATGCCGGGCCTTCCACCCGCTACTGCCCGGCCGGCGTCTACGAGTGGGTCGATGCGGAAGGCAATTCGCTGGCCGGCGGGCCCGGCGCCGCCGAGAAGGGCGGAGCCGCACCGAAAAGCACCGAGGCCCGCTTCGTCATCAACGCGCAGAACTGCGTGCACTGCAAGACCTGCGACATCAAGGACCCCAACCAGAACATCAACTGGGTGCCGCCGCAGGGCGGCGAGGGTCCCGTCTACCAGAATATGTGA
- a CDS encoding class I SAM-dependent methyltransferase: MSTSAGITVLFKRKRNSTCAGMHRLGYNCASRGRIAVCAKTGLCTRPTPILSICRGENFVMQNERESVVNREREFHNIRFGQEEDPRKYLDKWYRTIRHGAERQDEEIIRRSKDADVLEYGCSDGGWSLYSLRLPDICRSLTGIDISDVAVAKANERARELGNANAAFFAMNAEDMSFEDNRFDLVYGRGIIHHLDLDRCFSDVARVLKPNGVASFYEPMGHNPLLNAYRRRTPDIRTVDEHPLLVSDFALARRYFSGVRVDYFGLCSVGSALAPPGMSEVVYSAGKAVDSVVLAIPFVKRFAWYALLTLRV; the protein is encoded by the coding sequence ATGAGCACCAGCGCCGGGATCACGGTTTTGTTCAAACGTAAACGCAATTCAACTTGCGCTGGCATGCATAGACTTGGATACAATTGCGCCTCGCGCGGGAGGATCGCCGTCTGCGCGAAGACTGGTTTGTGCACACGTCCTACGCCAATTTTGTCTATCTGCCGCGGAGAGAACTTCGTCATGCAGAATGAGAGGGAATCCGTCGTCAATCGAGAAAGAGAATTTCACAATATCCGGTTCGGCCAGGAGGAAGACCCAAGAAAATACCTTGACAAGTGGTATCGAACGATACGCCACGGCGCAGAACGCCAGGACGAGGAAATAATACGCCGTTCGAAAGACGCGGATGTTCTTGAATACGGTTGTTCCGATGGCGGATGGTCCCTGTACTCCTTGCGGCTCCCCGACATCTGCCGCTCTCTGACAGGAATCGACATTTCGGATGTTGCCGTGGCCAAGGCGAACGAACGGGCGCGCGAGCTTGGGAACGCCAACGCCGCGTTCTTCGCGATGAATGCGGAAGACATGTCCTTCGAGGACAACAGGTTCGACCTGGTGTATGGACGCGGGATCATCCATCATCTCGATCTGGACCGGTGCTTTTCCGACGTGGCGCGGGTGTTGAAGCCGAACGGGGTGGCGAGCTTTTACGAGCCGATGGGACACAATCCCCTCCTGAACGCCTACCGGAGGCGTACACCGGACATCCGCACCGTTGATGAACATCCCCTGCTGGTGTCGGATTTCGCGCTGGCCCGCCGCTATTTCAGCGGCGTCCGGGTGGATTATTTCGGCCTGTGCTCCGTCGGAAGCGCGCTGGCGCCGCCGGGCATGTCGGAGGTCGTCTATTCGGCCGGCAAGGCGGTCGATTCCGTGGTTCTGGCAATACCCTTCGTGAAACGGTTCGCCTGGTATGCGCTCCTGACGCTCAGGGTCTGA
- a CDS encoding uracil-DNA glycosylase: protein MIPTTPLDPAGLRELLSFYADAGVDEPLTEEPSNRFEERSSRAAAPEATRPADLAAAGNAPAPARAPAAPAQPVPRPAQPAAIPDEAQAARARELARQARTLDELKAILADFDGCNLRHTAKNLVFADGNPEADFMLVGEAPGRDEDLQGLPFVGRSGQLLDRMLAAIGRDRTSAYISNVIPWRPPGNRDPSPLETEICRPFIERHVELVAPKVLVTLGNPSTKLLLGTQTGIMRMRGTWSVHRTQSGMEIATMPTLHPAYLLRNPAHKKLTWRDFLAIKMRLRELEG from the coding sequence ATGATCCCGACCACGCCTCTCGACCCTGCGGGCCTTCGCGAGCTGCTCTCCTTCTACGCCGACGCCGGTGTGGACGAGCCGCTCACCGAAGAGCCGTCGAACCGTTTCGAGGAGCGAAGCTCCCGCGCGGCCGCTCCCGAGGCGACGCGGCCTGCCGATCTCGCAGCGGCTGGCAATGCGCCTGCCCCCGCCAGGGCACCAGCGGCGCCGGCCCAGCCGGTGCCCAGGCCCGCGCAGCCCGCCGCCATTCCCGACGAAGCCCAGGCCGCCCGCGCGCGCGAACTGGCGCGGCAAGCGAGGACGCTCGACGAGTTGAAGGCGATACTGGCCGACTTCGACGGCTGCAACCTGCGCCATACGGCGAAGAACCTGGTCTTCGCCGACGGCAACCCCGAAGCGGATTTCATGCTGGTGGGCGAGGCGCCGGGCCGGGACGAGGACCTGCAGGGCCTGCCCTTCGTCGGGCGATCCGGGCAGTTGCTCGACCGCATGCTCGCGGCGATCGGGCGCGACCGGACATCGGCCTATATCAGCAATGTGATTCCGTGGCGCCCCCCCGGCAACCGCGACCCCTCGCCCCTCGAAACGGAGATCTGCCGGCCCTTCATCGAGCGGCACGTCGAGCTGGTCGCGCCGAAAGTGCTGGTCACCTTGGGCAATCCTTCGACCAAGCTCCTGCTCGGCACGCAGACCGGCATCATGAGGATGCGCGGCACATGGTCGGTCCACAGGACCCAAAGCGGGATGGAGATCGCAACCATGCCGACGCTCCACCCGGCCTATCTCCTGCGCAATCCCGCACACAAGAAACTCACCTGGCGCGATTTCCTGGCCATCAAGATGAGGCTGAGGGAGTTGGAGGGGTGA
- a CDS encoding DMT family transporter — MAVAVSELDTERRPLVGIALKIISVSIFVAMSSLIKSAGPVPAGQIVFFRSFFAILPIILMLSWQRELATAFRTKHPAGHVMRGLVGVASMGLGFFGLTRLPLPDAITLNYAQPLLVVVFSAIFLGEAVRIYRWSAVVIGFAGVVIIAWPNLTLLTGSGPGLEADQAVGVIAILLGAACSAVAMLLVRRLVLTEKTPTIVMWFSVTATIVSLATIPFGWVWLTHWQFLALAGAGICGGVAQILMTQCYRHAELSTIAPFEYTSMILAIAVGYFAFGDIPTVYTLVGGLIVVGAGLFIIWRERRLGLKRVAARRFVPPSP; from the coding sequence ATGGCGGTCGCCGTAAGCGAACTCGACACGGAGCGCAGGCCTCTGGTCGGGATCGCCCTCAAGATCATATCGGTCTCGATCTTCGTGGCGATGTCGTCGCTCATCAAGTCGGCCGGCCCCGTACCGGCGGGGCAGATCGTCTTCTTCCGCTCCTTCTTCGCCATCCTTCCCATCATCCTCATGCTCTCCTGGCAGCGTGAGCTTGCGACGGCCTTCCGGACGAAGCATCCGGCGGGGCATGTGATGCGCGGGCTCGTCGGTGTGGCTTCGATGGGGCTCGGCTTCTTCGGGCTGACGCGGCTGCCGCTGCCCGACGCCATCACGCTCAACTACGCCCAACCGCTGCTCGTCGTGGTGTTCTCCGCCATTTTCCTCGGCGAGGCGGTGCGGATCTACCGTTGGAGCGCGGTCGTCATCGGCTTTGCGGGCGTGGTCATCATCGCCTGGCCCAATCTCACTCTGCTGACCGGCAGCGGCCCCGGCCTCGAGGCCGACCAGGCGGTCGGCGTGATCGCCATCCTGCTCGGCGCGGCATGTTCCGCCGTCGCCATGCTGCTGGTGCGCAGGCTCGTGCTGACGGAGAAGACGCCCACCATCGTCATGTGGTTCTCCGTGACGGCGACGATCGTCTCGCTCGCCACCATTCCCTTCGGCTGGGTGTGGCTGACGCATTGGCAGTTCCTGGCGCTCGCGGGCGCCGGCATCTGTGGCGGCGTGGCTCAGATCCTGATGACGCAGTGCTACCGCCACGCCGAGCTCTCCACCATCGCGCCCTTCGAATATACCTCGATGATCCTCGCCATCGCCGTCGGCTATTTCGCATTCGGCGACATACCGACCGTCTACACGCTGGTCGGCGGCCTGATCGTGGTGGGGGCGGGGCTGTTCATCATCTGGCGCGAGCGCCGGCTCGGGCTGAAGCGCGTGGCGGCGCGGCGTTTTGTGCCGCCCAGTCCATAA